In Rosa rugosa chromosome 4, drRosRugo1.1, whole genome shotgun sequence, the genomic stretch tttttttatttttatttttttcctttttccattttaatttcttttttaggGAAATGATGCAAAAGGTCATATTAGagtatgaaatgataaaaaaatcacatagtttcccacttgataaaaaggtccataacaaattgttagtaatattaatataGTCCTTATAAATAAtgaggtgatgttaaaaaaggtcaatttttaatttttttgattccaaGTATGCCCTTAAAGGCAATACCCCGTTTATAACTTttcattcaaaattttagatatctaattttctctctcttttgatcagaaagcttgattcgatttgatcggagatTCTCTGTTCGAGTTTCTCTCTCCGCCGCCAGCTTCCAATTGATCTTGGTCTCTCTACGACGATCTGAAATCTCAGTTTTGGATCTTCAATCCAGAGctttgttctctttttctcGATCTCTGGCACCATCGCTCTTCGCCTTGATCACgtcactttttcttcttcttcgtcttccacCGTGATCAAGCCGAAACACGTCGCCCTTGGTGAGAAtggaaggattgaaattgtaGGGATCAGATTATGAACAAGGCAAGGTCCTACTGGTTCAGCCAGAAGGCCACCAAGGAGATCTCCTCCGTCGACGATGACATCAAGGTAAGCTCACTTCtctctccattttgattcaactTGTTTGATCTGGTTTCGCGATCCTGAATTGTTGTGTTTTGGATCAGAAATTTGAATTCGTTAGCTACTTAATTGAGTCATTAGATTAATTCATTTAATTATTGTTTAATTGAATCTTATGATGATTGATTTCCCTGTTATATGTGTTAAGATGATTGAATTTTAGCTGTAACGCATGAAAATTGTATGGTATTGCTTCCCTTGTGGATGGGATTTTTGTTATAATTCATCAATAAATTTCTTTGTATTGGCATGTTGTGCCTCATAATCTCCAAGCTAGTTACTTTCTGAGATTGTGGCTTCAAAACTGTGTAACCATAGAGGGAATGGAAAGGTCGTATTTGATGCTGCCAGCTATGTCATTTATTTAGCTCATTTTCAAACCTAacatgatgtgtttgtggtggtTCAAGTCTGGTGTGAGATGCTGATATATTGTTCAACTTCTTTTCTTGATAATTATATGCAAGGGGGTTTATTAGTACGTTGCAGTATCTCTTTCCTTTATAGGCTTGTCAAAATTATGGATTGTTTCACATCTTTAGCATATATTAGGCGTTGTCAAAACTAGGTACTAGAACATACATGCCAGGCCTAAAAGTGTTTTGAAGTGTGGCTCAATTGAAAATTATGTTTTTTGTTATGAGGGAAGTTtgtctacatgaagccgttgtTTTTTAGTGCTTGGAAGAATTATTGTTGATGCTTATCATTCTTTGAATTGGTTTAGTAGAATTTTCAAACTAATGGGCATTGTTGGATCAATCATATTTAGGAACATAATCGGCTAACTTTGAGATAGCAGCTCTAGGGTTAACTGATTGATTTTGTTGTATTCTTGCTTCCTTTTCTTGATTTCTTATTACCCGATGGTGGATTTAGAAGAGATATATATATCAAGTGTGACTCAATTTAATCCTTGTCAATTGTCTCTGTTTGCAGGGAATTTATGATGATATGAACTTGGGATTTTACCTTGTTGCATATGATGACATTGGGGGCATTTCCTACCAAAAGGCTTGTGACTTGGCTAGTCACATTTGCAGTTTCACTCGGGTTATCAGTAAGCACCCAATCTTTTGGTCTACAGGCCCTACTTTTTCCGAGTCTTCGTTTGTCCCAAAGGAAGAAAGTTTATATAATAGTCGCATACATATTCGACAAAATGCCGTAGCAGATCACATTCACCAGCTCACAAGAATTGAAGTGGTCTCTCGGATTCTTTGAAGTTGTCGGTTACTTAATACTTTTACACGTAATAGGCTTTTTAATTGGCCTTCCATGACGCAGTAATTTCCTTTGTTGAAGTTAAGACATTATATAATAGGTTTACTGTAATCTTATAGCCTGAATTTTGTCTCCAGCAATTTAGTTAATGAGTTTCAGAAACTATGTCATGTATTTTCTTTGCAAATGTAATGTATTTCCATCTAATTGTTTTTCAAATAAAGTGGTTATATCTATTTTAAGACAAGGATAGAGTCAAGCAACACTTTTGTATCTCTAGTGCATTTTCATAGATGGAATAAAGAGAAATCACTAGAATTTTGTTGGTGATTGTACACTTTTTTGTAAAGTCACTGTTATATTCATGTCACTAGCAGGttatattgcatgtcactgaccaagtcactatCAATctctgaccaagtaactgttaacctcaagtcgctgacaatgtcactgttatatccatgtcactgaccaagttactGGCCAGGTCTCTAGTTAGTgaggtcactgttaacctcaagtcactaactatgtcactgttaatcacatgtcactgaccatgtcactaaccaagtaactgtcagtagccaagtcacaagttaatagccaagtcactgttaatcacatgtcactaattaagtaactgaccatgtcactaagcaagtaactgtcagtagccaagtcactgttaatcacatgtcactaactaagtaactgatcatgtcactaaccaagtaactgtcagtagccaagtcacaagttaatagccaagtcactgttaatcacatgtcactaaccaagtaactgtcagtagcggAATTGTCAGTATGAGGTTTATTAGGCTACTGTGCTCTACATAGCCAAAATAAAATGATGAAGATGTTTTTATAGATAATGAATCACTTTTTACATTTGACGAAAGCATAAGCCGGGCATATAATCTGATGTCCCTGGCTATAACATCTGACATAAAGAAGCATAtgctgaaaatgaaaaataacaaaaactggTGCAGTAGTCTAATTTGGAAGCAGAAAGCTATATCTCATGACATAGCTTTCACCATGGTACTCACGATTAATTTATATACACGTCTTCAAAAGGAAAGCTGAGCTTCGATATCAGAGTACCATAGTCCCcaaccaaaataagaaaaacctGTAAAGGAAGCCAAAGTCAGTTCAACACTACTAAAGACAAAACAACGATATAATTAAGTTTGGTAGAGTAAAATCAGTAAATAGCTAAACTCACATTGCGGTCATGCCATCATAGCTCCTATTGGGTATCATGAAGCATTGCCAGTAAGAGCCACATAATTAACACTTCATAAAGATAatttgacacacacacacacaaaaatatGAAGTAGACGATAGTGACGACAATTCCAAGCaataaatgaaattgaaatcaaatttgTATCTGCACATAAGGTGAAGCTTCTCTAAGATTGGTGTgcatatattaaaaaaatgacAACAATAACCTATATAAGTGAACCTATCAAATGTAAAATGGAAGGAATTATTCACAATACACAAATAGATCATAAGCCTCCAAAACATTGGTCCTTACCAATTATAGAAGCACAATGCATATCTGTAT encodes the following:
- the LOC133742032 gene encoding F-box protein At3g12350-like, giving the protein MNKARSYWFSQKATKEISSVDDDIKGIYDDMNLGFYLVAYDDIGGISYQKACDLASHICSFTRVISKHPIFWSTGPTFSESSFVPKEESLYNSRIHIRQNAVADHIHQLTRIEVVSRIL